From Rhopalosiphum padi isolate XX-2018 chromosome 2, ASM2088224v1, whole genome shotgun sequence:
CGGAATGTCGAAGATACTATCGTAATGTCGTGATTAGTCTATTCGtacgaattattaatattgaataattatatattaaaaatatatatatatatatatatttatatataagataaaggcaaaagtatgttaaataaaacGGGACTATGACTGGCGACTGTGAACACAGCAAAAAATTAACAGCAGACGAAATATCGAAGAAGCTCGAAAATCGACCGTATAGCGAATGTGTTACGATAAAACTCGTAAAGTCGATAAGCAGTTAGCACATACACAtttgatgttatttttttcactcttTTAACACAGTTCCGTCTCACTCACACTAGTAACGATTAGTACGAGCCGACTCATCGATGACACGCGTAACATAACCGGCATCTCGTCAACGATGTGCGATGGAAAGCGCGCGCAATTCAAACACACACGGCCGTTCATagattagaaattaaatattgtaatgcatTTTCCGTTTTAAATCAATCGTGTACGGTTCTAACGACATAATTTCATCACTTTCACTGTTTGCTTCTGTTTTTGACGAGACTAAGGTCAGGGCACTCCATGTTGGCTAATTTCGAGCGCAAAATAAACTAGAATTTATGCGTAGTTTTTGAATaccttaggtatattattacatacctacTAATTTGGTCAATTACTAGTGTTACTTTACCtaaatataacctaacctaCGGCTACAAGCCTCTTTCTCTGAGATTTTAACAATATCtaataactaaaaagtaaaaaaataattagtaaaactgTTTCTAAACACACGACCCGCTTCGACGATTAGTTTTAAAAAGCACctcataattttgaaatatatgatattaatgatattatcaaaGCAAAAATggacaaatatttgaaaatgatatcaaaattaaaatataaacctgTATAATATCTTTTcgaaataaatagatttaaaaaatatttgtttctattgaaattattgaaatacctGAAAATACCTACGTATTCAAATaggattttattgatttaaattttgaaaagatCTTCAGAAATTTGGTATATTTCGTGATTACTGGAATTGACAGTTTCAATGGTTGACTTATAAGTAAATTGAAATTGATATTGgctgatttatatttttcaaacattttttttaattttaataagttatataggtatacctaatgtTGCTAATATAttggtacctacataaataggTAACAGCCAAGCAGGTAGATACTGTATTTGATGTATAAAATCTACTGTTAACcatctttttcattttttctttatttttgtatcttttgtacctattagttttttataaataaaagcaaaaaataTGTGGAATTTAAATTACAGACCACACCTGAACACGACCTAATTATTGATCAAGCAACTACTAAAAatgtgccaaaaaaaaaaaaaaaatacaaaactatatccaaacttataaattttaattttaacacactATTATAGTTACCTTATTTTCTTTACATCTAGAAAAttacgtaattttattttcctatttGACAGAGTATAACACGAAGTcttgcttttaaaaataaaaaaaatcttcctagaataattattaaattatttaaaaagaaataaaagatttactgttaaacaaaataactcTTTCTCATCATACACAACATCGTAACTGTGACCCCATCGACTCCTAATATAAGAAGGTAGTAGATAGGTATTCAATAAAAAtctcaaaatgttataaaattattagtgaTGACTGATGAATTATAATTGAGATAAACAAAGATCTATTTTTGATTTCTACTTGTTAAATAactgtacctacttatattttatgtgatgtacttttataaaaatttttatagtgctaaataaataaaaggtaGCTAAATGTTGGTAAAAATGTATggtcaacaaaataaatttggatGACATCGAGGTTCAATTAGGTGAACAATGTTATATTGGTCCCCTATTCATAAAAGTTAATTAAGGTCATAGATGCATaggttataaatttttaatgttggtGGCTAAATACTGGTACAAGTTTGAAGTCTAAGTTGGTAGGTCAACTTCACGGACTTGTATTCAACATTTCTATGAATTTACTGCTCAAGAGCAACATCTTGatcttaaatacttaaaactcgAGAGAAGAATTTCTGAAACAATTATTGTAccatttaagattataatataaatataaacaattataaatgttcagtattttttttatagatacatacttagctaatatgtatttaatttattaattgttttgtgaaatatacatcaaaaatctatttttaacacaaattgtatttactctcaaaacacttatattttaattttataattcttggtagttatacattaagtattataagatattttattaaaaaacatgccTAAATACCTAAGTAGGTCCCAGTGGTGTGGTCACAGGGAATCAGGGAGACATATCCCccctttgaattttttttgttatgatttattatctacatgaaaaaaaaattagggtcTATGAcaagtcaaaaatgaatatcaCCCCTTTCAAAAAAGCTGAGCACACCACTGGTAGGTCCTACtatgttatacttaaattatttcataaacaaaTCAATCATCTACCAATGTAATGATTAATACAATTTCAGAGTGCCGTGCATTCACACTTGTTGAacagtaatgagtaatgaccatataatattatagtctatactacttatacaaaaaaaatatgaatgacTTTAAgagatttaactataaataaaaattaaaacaaatttttgctgactaaaaaaaaaataagtttcaaTGCCTAAAATTATTGGTACACACTAAATCATACTTAactatctattttaaaaaatataaatatcctgAAAGcagcaataatttttaaaaaggctaaatgtatatatgtatataaataatatgcttaaaGCTTATCCtaaaacgttaaattttttagataagagcaaaagaaaataaattaacttattcaTCATAGatgtctataatttaatttaaatatttttgaaatctggaattaaaaaataattataatatatataaatctttactataaataatgtattaaacacttaaaaaattaaaatatatgtttactttttagttataaGAACCTGCCAAATTAtacaatctaaataatattaaacagcatatattaaattaattatagtattcatattttacataaaaaggtaaattatatatcaaaatttaagactatgttaatatacaaaaacatcCATATCGGTTCACATcatacatagtataatttatatttgtaaatttaaatttgttatatcttaagtatttatattactataaaatacataattattaatttgtaaagatcacttaaaaatgtatgcatgttaatttattgttattacttattttcatGTATTTATGATGTTCACATActgtatatatttgattataacattcacataatatattttattttaaaaatcaggaAATAGATTTCatgcattttatacatttcaatttaaaatatatttactgaaaTTGTAggattcaataaaattaaaaattaaatttttagttaaaaactaataaataaattaaatgcaaatAAGACAGTTTAACACTATACttccattatttattaattattttagtcgaTTTCTCATACAGATTTTTAAAGTtcaacatttatagttttttttaattaatatttaatattaatacaaaaaaaaaaaaaacaatcaataattcatataattaaaaaattatgattcagATAATATCTCTTCAATTGTTCGATCATTTTCATCATGCAATGGAAAGCTAGTTAGAGTAGGATCACTTTCTAGAAATTCTCTTAATTCAGATTCTAAATCAACCCCAGACACAGTACCTTCAACACCTTCCACGCGATCTTGTATTCCATCTCCCATTAATGATACCTATTAAATAGTGTAgtgtttatacaaatttaaagttgaaatttaattaatagtaaatacagttaacaaaaccataatttaatatattacctgTGTCTGTTGATGGGATGATCCATGATTTACCAAATTTGGAGGatgacaattattttgatttaactcTAAATGGGATATTTGTGCAATACCCATTGCTTTACGTACGCCTGTGACGGACATCACGGCTGATGGTGGGactctttttaaattttcagcaAGGGATTCAGTTATTTTATCCGCTAATAATGATAAACacgttaattattttcaaatctatgatatatcatatttacaTTACCTAATTGAATTTCCTGTGGTGATGGATGTGCTATTTGTGAAAGATGTTGTGGAAGAGGAGCACTCAAACGTTGATTTTGTACGTTTTGTAAACGTCCAAGCAATCCACCAACATGATCCAACCGATCTTGAAATACACTTTGTTcttctacaataaaaaaataaatataaaaatatattgaatgtaaataataataattaatacttgatACTAAcgataataatctataaattttGTATCAATTCCAAGTTCTGATAATGATTTTAACTGATCAATTTGTATTGGAGCAGTTTTAGTTTGATGGTTAGCAGTTGTAGTATTTGAACTTCCTGTATTCATTAGTGAAGTTGCTAAGGGTTGACACGATGAAGGCTGATGTAATTGATTAATTGGTTTCTTGCTATCCTCTAAAACTACTTGTTGTTTTTTTCGCTCATCTAATACACGTTTTGTTTTACGATGATCACCACCAGTCATTAAATCAAGCAAATTATCTGCCATAGTCATTGCATAATCTGAGTCTTTAGTAAAGTTTAAAatgctaagaaaaaaaaattgatgttacATTTTGAATAACATACATcataatgatacatattattattatatttatataaatatgaatttaaaaaactcATCAGTAAAACacctttttaaaattctttacaATGAAGGTTTCTTAAGACTTATTAATTATCATCTAGTTTCATAAATAACACTTCATTTTTAGTAAGAAAAATTCTAAAGAGGATATCAgcgcaatatttgttttcactTTCAAATCCATGTGTGACATAGATAAAATGCATTCATATAAAATCTATTTCCatgatttaaaacaattgatttTTGAGTAATCTTACAGAAAaatcaactattataaaaattatagagattaatatttttgaagattAGATacattggttttaaattttattattattttacttaattttactaCTCTCaacttcaaaagtaaaaaaaaaaaattggaaatttaaattaatatttaattgctaGGAGACAATATCGAAGATTTTGTGATGTCACAACCTCAAAAATATGATgctctataatttttgtaatgggTGATTCTACTTaagattaaaacataaaaacaattattttgcaTAAATGTGTTTTATCTATATTGCGTATAagctaaaatgaaaataaatagcaCACACTGGTAAGTACAATATAAAGTAGATTAagcgcataaaaaaaaattctgtagaatattgttatgaaaatattttaataaatgataaagggagtaaaaattaaatataaaaacaaaaattaccttTCTGCATATTGTGCAGATGCTTCATCACCGTAAGTTCTCAAAACTAAATCTGATTCATCTTTTGTTAAATTGGCAAAAGTTGAATCATATGTTGGAGCATAAGAACCAAAAGCTccataatataatggttttactataaataattacatttacatagaaatattaattcgacaataaatattatcttacagtaaacattaaataacaatCATATAAACACACATACCAGTTTTAACCATGTTACGCCTGTCTTCGCGGAAACCTGAAATTGATCCAACTCCATGACTCAACTTTCCAATTAATGATCCTAAGAGAACAGGCCTTTCTCCAGTTTCAGGATTGATTCCATCATTTGGCACTAAAATCGATAGTGATGTGGATCCATTGTTTTGTTGTTTCAAGAATCCCatcttacaattataaaaaaaaaaagacaatataAAATCtcagtaaatatttaagtcTGAAAGTAGATACTaggttcaaatatataaaactttaaagttAATTCTTAGAATAGAtgcaaaaatgcaaaaaaaatagttaaatttaatcacTACTAGTACTTAAgtgtttttcaatatatattttttaaattgtacaatttatCATAGCTTccaaattgaatacaatttcaTAACTATTAGTATATGTACCCTGtctatatatatgataaatctaTCAATATAGATtctagatataaaattaaaaatgagaaataagatttttattacaatttaagcatattaaaaataataatttaaaacagagtatataactaataatgataattgtacttaaaatttattattaatgtgctAGTTAGTTGAAAACCATAccaaattttcataaataaaaataaaaatattgtttgagcAGATAATTGATTACTAAACAAATTTAAGCAACAAAGtcaatatatcaattaaaaacatcgaacataataatttacataaatgtactaatttatcattttatcaatgttattctttattataaattttattaaataaaaatctgaaaataaaataccttaGTATTTTTTGTAGCCAATTTTTCAGAAGCTGCTTTAGCAGCATTTTGCACTTGTTTAAGTATTTCATCTGGTGTTAAATCATCGGGTATAGCCTCAAATTttgatctaaaaaaatgtagaatataGAATAGTATCACtaagtgttaataataataaaaaattacatcatTTTTCGTTGATTTAATAGGTCATTATCATGCAGTCGTTCAGAAGATcgttcaatattttcaataattgtatcaTTTGAAGTATCTCCATGATATTCTTGGTTAATATCAAAGCCCAGCTGTGATGGAGGTATATTAGCCATTCCAGGTAATGCAGATAacagtgtttttaatttttctggaCCTGTTAATTTTAAACCAGCATGAAGAAGTCGTTTAGctgctttataataaatagtttctgGTTGATTATATGTCATGGCATTTTCACACATCAATTTAAAATCTGcctgtaatttaaacaaaagtaaaaattatttagatatttttataattatccaaaaataaaaattatatcaaaaatgtatttattttttcttgtaaGCTAAAGtaatcttttttattaattctaattaagttgttatcatatatttatatgatatatataaaaaaaggcaTTTGTGGTTGTTTAGAGTAATCAATATTTCATAACcactacttaaattaatttaattcagtaaaatgtaaatactcaacatactaatatgtttaaaattatatacttacaacaAACGCATTTAAACTGGTATAAAGATCACTTTGAATGCTTCGGCGAATTGTTTCAAAATCCATTGGTTTAGAAATAAGACGAGAATAATTAGGTGCAATACGATCTGTAACTGGCCATGCAAATAATTGTTGAGGATCTCTACGTTCCAAAGCTCTAAGCAAATGTGTTAATAATTGTTGCAAAGTTTGTCGATTTTCATTTGGATTGTTTGTTTCTTCTGATTTCCATTCacctaaatcataaatataatatgtaccgtatacctaatacattaaatataaagttattaaaactcACCATTTTGAGAATCGGTAGAATTTGTAGTGACCTTActgttattttcaaaacttatagGACGTTTGGACATTGGAGCTTCTGCTAAAGTCTCCTCGCCTAAACTTATTTCTTCTTGAATTGTAATATCATCTCGCATTCTTTTTTTCTTCTCTTTATGATGCTTAtgcttcttttttttctttttatgcgATTTAGATAAATAATCATTTGCTTCATGATTACCATTAGTGTTATTAACTATTTCATCAGCAGGCAAACAACTTCCACTGCCaacttttaatatcaattttaagcCACCAGACTTCTCCTTATCtgaaacatacatttaataaaataatttaataatacattaaaaaaatctaaatagttatttttactcGTATaacaattatgatatataagatgtaaaaaaaaatgcatcattcaatgtattttcaaaataaaaagaactaaattaaaatacaaaatttagatTACCTTcgtatttatcttttttatgtTTCTTCCGTTTCTTGCtttcaaattcattattttcatcGAAAGACGCCAGCTTGAATGCtatctttaacaattatatcaaccaaatttgatttataaaatatattaatattaatttaaagttattatgactgattcaatgttataatttaagaacaataaggatattacatattatagccAAGTATAATTTTGACttctaaatataacaaaaacttaaattaatattagtaaaaataataaaacggtgAATAAGTATGCCAGTATTGGTAAattggtattaatatttttacaatatatattatacaaattcgtaaacaaaacaaatacgaTTAATCAATCTTAAAAGTATAGTTAGGTTTTAtcaacgtaaaaaaatatatttgaggtTATATAGTTTGGTAATTTTCCATTGAAAATAATCATGGAACAATAAGTTGGATAGGAATAAGATACAAGGTTACGTACCACCTAGATCCCGCGACAAGTAGATCCATGTACGTCAACTGGATCCTTTTGGACATTTAGTACCTCAAAGACAATTTagattccataatattattaaatattattttattgaaatcagaaatactttataaaacgttaatatttctcgtttcttgatataaataattatttaattagtaaaaaaatgtatgcaaggttaggtaactataagataagaataacaTTGTTGggtaattttccacaccaccttgattattaaacgacgtacaataacattgtccgtattgtttaataactttatgaggtattacacgaggcgcgtttttttattgtggtgtccccagtaggcctaatccacatcatcgtaagcgagaacgcatcatatgcaggggcgtatttaggtagGGGCTTTGGGTTCAGTTGTCCAGAACGGCAAATTTTTAAAGGTTTAGAGGGgcggcaaatttttatttcgtactttatgagtactggcgcagtgacgtcaatcattaatatttttcacaacaaatgtgtgccatagaggtgtaaaatactatagtatttatataacatggtattctatggtattaacaaTTTGACCATTGCGCGGCGtagaagtttttaaatttttttttaatgggggggaaggcggcaaaatatgtgttgcccttatcctaaaattcctaaatacacaactgatcatatgaatgcattcaaataataaaaaaaaatatacaataacttaaactatgtaggtattaataatattatataatataaaacgggtaatgtgtaggtataatatatgtgtgttgccggccggcgatagtcaatgtgttggatgagtggatgagagatgagcgctaatgcgtaaagggggggacaactaaattaagatgagcttcttattgatgctgccaatcttcctcctggttgaaacgaagccgagtgccgacacatttcccatcagctttgtgacaaattcttcttcactaataaatattttatatttatatatagtatactgtaccaactacaattctaaaaattataatataatacaaacaataaatcctttggacagttgattatcagttgaatttctttttgctgctgccagacgtcctcagtgttgaaatacagccgacacatttcccatcagctttgtgacaaattcttcttcactaataaatattatatatttatatatatagtatactgtacctactacgattataaaagttataatataatacaaacaaatccttTGG
This genomic window contains:
- the LOC132920991 gene encoding bromodomain-containing protein 7 is translated as MRDDITIQEEISLGEETLAEAPMSKRPISFENNSKVTTNSTDSQNGEWKSEETNNPNENRQTLQQLLTHLLRALERRDPQQLFAWPVTDRIAPNYSRLISKPMDFETIRRSIQSDLYTSLNAFVADFKLMCENAMTYNQPETIYYKAAKRLLHAGLKLTGPEKLKTLLSALPGMANIPPSQLGFDINQEYHGDTSNDTIIENIERSSERLHDNDLLNQRKMISKFEAIPDDLTPDEILKQVQNAAKAASEKLATKNTKMGFLKQQNNGSTSLSILVPNDGINPETGERPVLLGSLIGKLSHGVGSISGFREDRRNMVKTVKPLYYGAFGSYAPTYDSTFANLTKDESDLVLRTYGDEASAQYAESILNFTKDSDYAMTMADNLLDLMTGGDHRKTKRVLDERKKQQVVLEDSKKPINQLHQPSSCQPLATSLMNTGSSNTTTANHQTKTAPIQIDQLKSLSELGIDTKFIDYYQEQSVFQDRLDHVGGLLGRLQNVQNQRLSAPLPQHLSQIAHPSPQEIQLADKITESLAENLKRVPPSAVMSVTGVRKAMGIAQISHLELNQNNCHPPNLVNHGSSHQQTQVSLMGDGIQDRVEGVEGTVSGVDLESELREFLESDPTLTSFPLHDENDRTIEEILSES